A region from the Pseudomonas sp. Teo4 genome encodes:
- a CDS encoding DUF1161 domain-containing protein — MIRLAIAVLASLVATSTLAAVKPCEELKAEIEAKIQARGVMSYTLEIVPNSEVKDQNMVVGTCDGGTKKIIYQKNDR, encoded by the coding sequence ATGATTCGCTTAGCAATCGCCGTGCTGGCTTCTCTGGTTGCCACATCCACACTGGCGGCGGTCAAACCGTGCGAGGAACTCAAGGCCGAGATCGAAGCGAAGATCCAGGCGCGAGGCGTTATGTCCTACACCTTGGAAATCGTGCCTAACAGTGAGGTCAAGGACCAGAACATGGTCGTGGGCACCTGCGATGGCGGGACCAAGAAAATCATCTACCAGAAGAACGACCGCTAG
- a CDS encoding HAD family hydrolase, which produces MHQQNILFDLDGTLTDPREGITRSIQYALAKLGIDEPDLTRLEHFIGPPLLQAFMQFYDFDEAKAWDAVNFYRERFKVTGLYENLVFDGVPELLETLSGQGRTLYIATSKPWVYAREIARHFAFDHHFKVIYGSELDGTRTNKVELIRHLLDEEGLDPADTLMIGDRKHDLIGARSNGLQAVAVGYGFGSQEELMAQEPAYHFPTLAEMHQAFIKA; this is translated from the coding sequence ATGCACCAGCAAAACATCCTCTTCGACCTCGATGGCACCCTGACCGACCCGCGCGAGGGCATCACCCGCTCGATCCAGTACGCATTGGCCAAGCTGGGTATCGACGAGCCGGACCTGACCCGCCTCGAACACTTCATCGGCCCGCCCCTGCTGCAGGCCTTCATGCAGTTCTACGACTTCGACGAGGCCAAGGCGTGGGATGCGGTGAACTTCTACCGCGAGCGTTTCAAAGTCACCGGGCTGTACGAGAACTTGGTGTTCGACGGGGTGCCTGAGTTGCTTGAAACCCTCAGTGGGCAAGGCCGCACGCTGTACATCGCCACCTCCAAGCCCTGGGTATACGCCCGAGAAATTGCCCGTCACTTTGCCTTCGACCACCATTTCAAGGTGATCTACGGCAGTGAGCTGGATGGCACTCGTACCAACAAAGTGGAGCTGATTCGTCATTTGCTCGACGAAGAAGGGCTGGACCCGGCCGACACCTTGATGATCGGCGACCGCAAGCACGACTTGATCGGGGCCCGCAGCAATGGGCTTCAAGCAGTAGCGGTGGGGTATGGGTTTGGTAGCCAGGAGGAGCTGATGGCACAGGAGCCGGCGTACCACTTCCCGACCCTGGCCGAGATGCACCAGGCATTTATCAAGGCTTGA
- a CDS encoding YheV family putative zinc ribbon protein → MSEVVVNKTKKRFIAGAVCPACSEPDKLMMWSEDDVPHRECVACGFTDTLNEQGLSVPKELGTRVNQLAPKAAPAKVQTVQFFPNPKLKKPAE, encoded by the coding sequence ATGAGCGAGGTAGTCGTGAACAAGACCAAGAAGCGCTTTATCGCCGGGGCCGTCTGCCCGGCGTGCAGCGAGCCGGACAAGCTGATGATGTGGAGCGAGGACGACGTCCCGCATCGCGAGTGCGTGGCCTGTGGTTTCACCGACACCCTGAACGAACAGGGCCTGTCGGTGCCGAAGGAGCTGGGTACCCGCGTCAACCAGCTGGCGCCCAAGGCAGCACCTGCCAAGGTGCAGACGGTGCAATTCTTCCCTAATCCGAAGCTGAAAAAACCGGCTGAATGA
- the prlC gene encoding oligopeptidase A, whose translation MSANNPLLQSYDLPPFSAIRAEHVLPAIEEILADNRKAIADILEKQGKQPTWAGLVLAMDELNDRLGAAWSPVSHLNAVCNSKELREAYESCLPALSAYSTELGQNRALFDAYQALIDSPQAVGFDVAQKTILEHALRDFRLSGIDLPTDKQQRYAEVQSKLSELGSRFSNQLLDATQAWTKHVTDEAALAGLTDSAKAQMAAAAQAKGLDGWLITLEFPSYYAVMTYASDRALREELYAAYCTRASDQGPNAGQFDNGPVMGEILDLRQELAELLGYKNYADLSLATKMAESSDQVLSFLRDLAKRSKPFAAQDLQQLKAYAAEQGCPELASWDAGYFGEKLREQRYSVSQETLRAYFPIDKVLSGLFSIVQRLYGIEIAELKGFDTWHPDVRLFEIKENGQHVGRFFFDLYARANKRGGAWMDGARDRRRTAAGELQSPVANLVCNFTPAAPGKPALLTHDEVTTLFHEFGHGLHHLLTRIEHAGVSGINGVAWDAVELPSQFMENWCWEPEGLALISGHYESGAALPQDLLDKMLAAKNFQSGMMMVRQLEFSLFDFELHANHGDGRSVLEVLEGVRDEVSVMRPPAYNRFPNSFAHIFAGGYAAGYYSYKWAEVLSADAFSRFEEEGVLNAETGRAFREAILARGGSREPMVLFVDFRGREPSIDALLRHSGLSEDAAA comes from the coding sequence GTGAGTGCGAACAACCCGCTTCTGCAGTCCTACGATCTGCCGCCCTTCTCGGCGATCCGTGCCGAACATGTGCTGCCGGCGATCGAAGAGATCCTGGCCGACAACCGTAAAGCCATTGCCGATATCCTCGAAAAGCAGGGCAAGCAGCCGACCTGGGCCGGCCTGGTGCTGGCGATGGACGAGCTCAATGACCGTCTGGGCGCCGCCTGGAGCCCGGTTAGCCACCTCAATGCGGTGTGCAACAGCAAGGAATTGCGCGAGGCCTATGAGTCCTGCCTCCCTGCGCTGAGTGCCTACTCTACCGAACTGGGGCAGAACCGTGCGCTGTTCGACGCTTACCAGGCGCTGATCGACAGCCCGCAAGCCGTCGGTTTCGACGTGGCCCAGAAAACCATCCTTGAGCATGCCCTGCGTGACTTCCGTCTGTCGGGTATCGACTTGCCTACCGACAAGCAGCAGCGCTATGCCGAAGTGCAGAGCAAGCTGAGCGAGCTGGGCAGCCGTTTCTCCAACCAGCTGCTCGATGCCACCCAGGCGTGGACCAAGCATGTCACCGACGAAGCGGCCCTGGCCGGACTGACCGACTCGGCCAAGGCGCAAATGGCTGCCGCCGCCCAGGCCAAGGGCCTCGACGGCTGGCTGATCACGCTGGAATTCCCCAGCTATTACGCCGTCATGACCTACGCCAGCGACCGCGCCCTGCGTGAAGAGCTGTACGCCGCCTATTGCACCCGTGCTTCGGACCAGGGCCCTAACGCCGGCCAATTCGACAACGGCCCGGTGATGGGCGAAATCCTCGACCTGCGCCAGGAGTTGGCCGAACTGCTCGGCTACAAGAACTACGCCGACCTGAGCCTGGCCACCAAGATGGCCGAGTCCAGTGACCAGGTGCTGAGTTTCCTGCGTGACCTGGCCAAGCGTTCCAAGCCGTTCGCCGCCCAGGACCTGCAGCAGCTCAAGGCCTACGCGGCAGAACAAGGCTGCCCGGAACTGGCCAGCTGGGACGCCGGCTACTTCGGCGAGAAGCTGCGCGAACAGCGCTACAGCGTGTCTCAGGAAACCCTGCGTGCCTACTTCCCGATCGACAAGGTGCTGTCCGGCCTGTTCAGCATCGTCCAGCGCCTTTACGGCATCGAGATTGCCGAGCTCAAGGGCTTCGACACCTGGCACCCCGATGTACGTCTGTTCGAGATCAAGGAAAACGGCCAGCACGTCGGCCGCTTCTTCTTCGACCTTTACGCCCGCGCCAACAAGCGTGGCGGCGCCTGGATGGACGGCGCCCGCGACCGTCGTCGCACCGCCGCTGGCGAGTTGCAGAGCCCTGTGGCCAACCTGGTGTGCAACTTCACCCCGGCAGCACCTGGTAAACCCGCACTGCTGACCCACGATGAAGTCACTACGCTGTTCCACGAGTTTGGTCATGGCCTGCACCATCTGCTGACCCGCATCGAGCATGCCGGTGTATCCGGTATCAACGGCGTAGCTTGGGACGCAGTCGAGCTGCCGAGCCAGTTCATGGAAAACTGGTGCTGGGAGCCGGAAGGCCTGGCGCTGATCTCCGGCCATTACGAGTCTGGTGCCGCCCTGCCCCAGGACCTACTGGACAAGATGCTGGCGGCCAAGAACTTCCAGTCCGGCATGATGATGGTGCGTCAGCTGGAATTCTCGCTGTTCGACTTCGAGCTGCACGCCAACCATGGCGACGGCCGCAGTGTGCTGGAAGTGCTCGAAGGCGTGCGCGACGAAGTCTCGGTGATGCGTCCGCCGGCCTACAACCGCTTCCCCAACAGCTTCGCGCACATCTTCGCCGGTGGTTATGCCGCAGGCTATTACAGCTACAAGTGGGCTGAAGTGCTGTCGGCCGATGCGTTCTCGCGCTTCGAGGAAGAAGGCGTGCTCAACGCCGAGACAGGCCGTGCATTCCGTGAGGCGATCCTGGCTCGTGGCGGTTCGCGCGAGCCGATGGTGCTGTTCGTCGACTTCCGTGGCCGTGAACCTTCCATCGATGCGTTGCTGCGCCATAGTGGCTTGAGCGAGGACGCAGCGGCATGA
- a CDS encoding gamma carbonic anhydrase family protein: protein MAIRSFQQHTPKVGPRAFVDRSAVVLGDVEIGEDSSVWPLTVIRGDMHRIRIGARTSVQDASVLHITHAGPFNPDGFPLIIGDDVTIGHKVMLHGCTLGNRILVGMGSTIMDGAIVEDEVIIGAGSLVPPGKRLESGYLYVGSPVKQARPLTDKERAFFPYSASNYVKLKDQHLAEGYDRPE, encoded by the coding sequence ATGGCCATCCGAAGCTTCCAGCAACACACTCCGAAAGTTGGACCACGGGCCTTTGTCGACCGTTCGGCGGTGGTGCTGGGCGATGTCGAGATCGGCGAAGACAGCTCGGTCTGGCCACTGACGGTGATCCGCGGCGACATGCACCGCATCCGCATCGGCGCACGCACCAGCGTGCAGGACGCCAGCGTGCTGCACATCACCCATGCAGGGCCGTTCAACCCCGACGGGTTCCCGCTGATCATCGGCGACGACGTCACCATTGGCCACAAGGTGATGCTGCATGGCTGCACACTGGGCAATCGCATCCTGGTCGGCATGGGCAGCACCATCATGGATGGCGCCATCGTCGAGGATGAAGTGATCATCGGCGCGGGCAGCCTGGTACCGCCCGGCAAGCGCCTGGAAAGCGGCTACCTGTACGTTGGCAGCCCGGTGAAACAGGCCCGGCCGCTGACTGACAAGGAGCGCGCCTTTTTCCCTTATAGCGCCAGCAATTACGTGAAGCTCAAGGACCAGCACCTGGCCGAAGGCTACGATCGCCCGGAATGA
- a CDS encoding M3 family metallopeptidase codes for MDTNNPFLQNSNTPLDYSAVTLDNMRAAFDYVLQAHEQGIARIIDAQQALPTWDDFVLAVDELDARLLGVLNATVPLVGKNGDWGNAIIGFYGKVLERFDQKLTDSRLQALYERLAMSANGVNLDAQKRATLRWYLDKFAASGTSLDADKKARLAELQKQITALRGSYLQNLNRPGLVIQDEAELRGVPQRVRDELASRAQAAGEQGWLIACENAVTDSVLMYAEHRPLRESVYRAYNLRGVSEDHQQDNGMLLQRLAELLDEKARLLGFANHPELSLQAKSAGAPVEVNAFLHDLADSLRPAMAQRRSLIERQATAQGLSRLEPWDISYLQEQSRASTKVLSTESLREFFPLSAVVSALTRLAEKLFGLVLMPKPFATWDGSVLTFEAWQDNALIGFLYLDAVQHPGKQPDMVSTTYIRNRRVNAEGIYQKAAVAVFIDIPAAVDGGQPLLDHLSLRKLYHEFGHALHHLLVRTSNYVLSNVTELGTDGVELFGKLFERWVWDAGYLVEISSHHRNGSKLTQERVKECLGRLRQDGLEEAARDLSLALFDLDLHATPKDGRTLEQRLTDARERCGYWPLADFEHPVHAFQHLVSGYDAGYYAYLWSDVHAFDLFTRFEAQGLLDRDTGRALQETLFAPGASRSLREGIEAFLGRSPSHLPYLRWHGVN; via the coding sequence ATGGATACCAACAATCCATTTCTGCAAAACAGCAACACACCGCTGGACTACAGCGCGGTGACACTCGACAACATGCGCGCTGCATTCGATTACGTGCTGCAAGCCCATGAGCAAGGTATTGCGCGGATCATCGACGCTCAACAGGCGCTTCCTACCTGGGACGACTTCGTGTTGGCGGTCGATGAACTGGATGCCCGGTTGCTAGGGGTGCTCAACGCGACTGTGCCGCTGGTAGGCAAAAACGGGGACTGGGGCAACGCCATTATCGGTTTCTACGGCAAGGTTCTCGAACGCTTTGACCAGAAGCTAACCGACAGCAGGCTGCAAGCACTGTATGAGCGTTTGGCCATGAGTGCCAACGGCGTGAATCTGGATGCACAGAAGCGCGCTACCCTGCGCTGGTACCTCGACAAGTTCGCCGCCAGTGGGACATCTCTCGACGCTGACAAAAAGGCCCGCCTGGCCGAGTTGCAGAAGCAGATCACCGCCTTGCGTGGGAGCTATCTGCAGAACCTCAATCGCCCCGGGCTGGTCATCCAGGATGAAGCCGAACTGCGTGGTGTTCCACAACGAGTACGTGACGAGCTGGCATCTCGAGCGCAAGCGGCGGGAGAGCAAGGTTGGCTGATCGCTTGTGAGAACGCAGTCACTGATTCAGTGCTCATGTACGCGGAACATCGCCCGCTACGTGAAAGCGTCTACCGTGCCTATAACCTTCGCGGTGTCAGCGAAGATCACCAGCAGGACAATGGCATGCTCCTGCAGCGTCTGGCTGAACTGCTGGATGAAAAAGCGCGTTTGCTCGGTTTTGCCAACCACCCTGAGCTGAGCCTGCAAGCCAAAAGTGCGGGGGCACCTGTAGAGGTGAATGCGTTCCTTCACGACTTGGCCGACAGCTTGCGGCCGGCCATGGCACAGCGTCGTTCATTGATCGAGCGCCAGGCTACGGCACAGGGTTTAAGCAGACTTGAGCCCTGGGATATCAGTTACCTGCAGGAGCAATCCCGAGCGTCGACCAAAGTGCTTTCCACTGAGTCCTTGCGCGAGTTCTTCCCGTTGTCAGCCGTGGTATCGGCATTGACTCGACTGGCCGAGAAGCTGTTTGGTCTTGTACTCATGCCAAAGCCGTTCGCCACCTGGGATGGCAGTGTGCTGACCTTTGAAGCATGGCAAGACAACGCCTTGATTGGCTTTTTGTACCTGGATGCGGTGCAACATCCAGGCAAGCAACCGGACATGGTAAGCACCACTTACATACGCAACCGTCGAGTCAATGCCGAAGGTATCTACCAAAAGGCCGCCGTTGCAGTGTTCATCGACATTCCAGCCGCAGTCGATGGGGGGCAGCCGCTACTTGACCACCTGTCTCTGCGCAAGCTCTACCATGAGTTCGGTCACGCCTTGCACCATTTGCTGGTACGTACGAGCAACTATGTGCTGTCCAATGTGACCGAGCTCGGCACCGATGGTGTCGAGCTGTTTGGCAAATTGTTCGAGCGTTGGGTGTGGGACGCAGGTTATCTGGTGGAGATTTCGTCGCATCACCGAAATGGCAGCAAGCTGACTCAGGAGCGGGTCAAGGAATGCCTGGGCCGTTTAAGGCAGGACGGCCTGGAGGAGGCAGCTCGCGATCTGAGCCTTGCACTGTTCGACCTTGATTTGCATGCCACACCGAAGGACGGCAGAACCCTTGAGCAGCGTCTCACGGATGCCCGCGAGCGTTGCGGGTATTGGCCGTTGGCTGATTTCGAACATCCCGTGCATGCCTTCCAGCACTTGGTAAGCGGCTATGACGCAGGTTATTACGCTTATCTGTGGTCGGATGTGCATGCCTTCGACCTGTTCACCCGTTTCGAGGCGCAAGGCTTGCTCGACCGCGACACCGGACGGGCCCTGCAGGAAACGTTGTTCGCCCCAGGTGCCTCACGCTCGCTGCGTGAAGGTATCGAGGCGTTCCTTGGGCGTTCGCCGAGCCATTTGCCCTACCTGCGCTGGCATGGCGTGAATTGA
- a CDS encoding SulP family inorganic anion transporter — protein MVNKTQITAALPRELLASVVVFLVALPLCMGIAIASGMPPAKGLITGIIGGIVVGFLAGSPLQVSGPAAGLAVLVFELVRQHGMDMLGPILLLAGLLQLLAGRLRLGCWFRVTAPAVVYGMLAGIGVLIVLSQVHVMFDTAPQPSGMQNLLEFPATVAAALPLENAGSGWQAGALGLGAIAIMWGWERLRPQRLRFVPGALLGVATMTAVSMWLALSVNRVQVPADLTEAIDWIRPDDLLKLADPTLLVAAFALAFIASAETLLSAAAVDRMHSGQRSDFDRELSAQGIGNMLCGVLGALPMTGVIVRSSANVQAGAQTRASAIFHGLWLLAFVVVLSSVLQQIPVASLAGVLVYTGIKLVDFKAFRGLGRYGRMPMFTYAATALAIIFTDLLTGVLLGFALTLLKLAFKAARLKISLVTLDKPGHMELRLSGAATFLKVPALTQVLDTVPAGTTLHVPLGNLSYIDHSCLELLEDWSRSNSANGSRLMIEQRRLKRRIEGRLRTSAGVGA, from the coding sequence ATGGTGAACAAGACACAGATCACAGCGGCATTGCCGCGCGAACTACTGGCGTCAGTGGTGGTGTTTCTGGTGGCCCTGCCCTTGTGCATGGGCATTGCGATCGCTTCAGGCATGCCGCCGGCCAAGGGCCTGATTACAGGCATCATCGGCGGTATCGTGGTCGGCTTCCTGGCCGGCTCGCCGCTTCAGGTCAGTGGCCCGGCCGCCGGTTTGGCGGTGCTGGTTTTTGAACTGGTGCGCCAGCATGGCATGGACATGTTGGGGCCGATACTGCTGTTGGCTGGCTTGCTGCAGCTGCTGGCCGGGCGCCTGCGACTGGGTTGCTGGTTTCGGGTAACGGCACCGGCAGTGGTATACGGCATGCTGGCTGGTATCGGGGTGTTGATCGTACTGTCACAGGTGCATGTGATGTTCGACACGGCTCCGCAACCTTCCGGCATGCAGAATCTGCTGGAGTTTCCTGCGACGGTAGCCGCTGCCCTGCCACTGGAAAACGCAGGCTCGGGTTGGCAGGCCGGCGCGCTGGGTTTGGGCGCCATCGCCATCATGTGGGGCTGGGAGCGTTTGCGGCCACAACGGTTGCGCTTCGTCCCCGGAGCCTTGCTGGGGGTGGCGACAATGACAGCCGTCAGCATGTGGCTGGCGCTTTCGGTGAATCGGGTGCAGGTGCCGGCTGACCTGACCGAGGCCATCGACTGGATTCGCCCAGATGATCTGCTGAAGCTGGCTGACCCTACGCTGTTGGTGGCGGCTTTTGCCCTGGCCTTCATTGCCAGTGCCGAGACCTTGTTATCCGCCGCTGCGGTGGACCGCATGCACAGTGGCCAACGTTCGGACTTTGACCGTGAACTGTCCGCCCAAGGCATCGGCAACATGCTTTGCGGCGTGCTCGGCGCCTTGCCGATGACAGGCGTGATCGTGCGCAGCTCGGCGAATGTTCAGGCCGGTGCGCAGACCCGTGCCTCTGCCATTTTTCACGGCCTGTGGCTGCTGGCGTTCGTCGTGGTGTTGAGTAGCGTGCTGCAGCAGATTCCGGTCGCCAGCCTGGCGGGCGTGCTGGTGTACACCGGTATCAAACTGGTGGATTTCAAAGCCTTCCGTGGTTTGGGGCGCTATGGCCGAATGCCGATGTTCACCTATGCGGCTACCGCGCTGGCGATCATTTTCACCGACCTGTTGACCGGCGTGCTGCTGGGCTTTGCCCTGACCCTGCTCAAGCTGGCATTCAAGGCGGCGCGCTTGAAGATCAGCCTGGTGACGCTGGACAAGCCAGGACACATGGAACTGCGGCTCAGCGGTGCTGCGACGTTTTTGAAGGTGCCGGCTCTGACCCAGGTGCTCGATACCGTTCCGGCTGGCACCACGTTGCATGTGCCACTGGGCAACCTGAGCTACATCGACCACTCGTGCCTTGAGCTGCTCGAGGACTGGAGCCGCAGCAATTCGGCCAATGGTTCGCGGTTGATGATCGAGCAGCGCCGGTTGAAGCGGCGGATCGAGGGGCGGTTGCGGACTTCTGCAGGGGTGGGTGCCTAG
- a CDS encoding carbonic anhydrase, with translation MPVKDPSKVAPEAPAESADAALKHIVDGFLRFHHDVFPEQQELFKKLATAQKPRAMFITCADSRIVPELITQSSPGDLFVTRNVGNVVPPYGQMNGGVSTAIEYAVLALGVHHIIVCGHSDCGAMRAVLNPGSLEKMPTVKAWLRHAEVARTVVEDNCSCGSEHETMQVVTKENVIAQLHHLRTHPSVASRLAAGQLFIHGWIYDIETSQIEAYDAASDSFLPLTAGEPIPCATPRGRY, from the coding sequence ATGCCCGTCAAGGACCCATCCAAGGTCGCTCCGGAGGCCCCCGCCGAGAGCGCCGATGCCGCCCTGAAGCACATTGTCGACGGCTTCCTGCGCTTTCACCATGACGTCTTCCCCGAGCAGCAAGAGCTGTTCAAGAAGCTCGCCACCGCGCAAAAGCCCCGCGCCATGTTCATCACCTGTGCCGACTCGCGCATCGTTCCCGAGCTGATCACCCAGAGTTCGCCGGGCGACCTGTTCGTGACCCGTAACGTCGGCAACGTGGTCCCACCCTATGGTCAGATGAACGGTGGTGTTTCTACCGCGATCGAATACGCGGTGCTCGCCCTGGGCGTGCATCACATCATCGTCTGCGGCCACTCCGACTGCGGTGCCATGCGTGCCGTGCTCAACCCGGGTTCGCTGGAGAAGATGCCAACCGTCAAGGCCTGGCTGCGCCACGCCGAAGTCGCCCGTACGGTGGTCGAGGACAACTGCTCCTGTGGCAGTGAGCACGAGACCATGCAGGTGGTGACCAAGGAAAACGTCATCGCCCAGTTGCACCACCTGCGCACGCACCCTTCGGTTGCTTCGCGCCTGGCGGCGGGCCAGCTGTTCATCCATGGCTGGATCTACGATATCGAGACCAGTCAGATCGAAGCCTACGACGCTGCAAGCGACAGCTTCCTGCCGCTCACCGCCGGTGAGCCGATCCCCTGCGCGACCCCGAGAGGCCGCTACTAA
- a CDS encoding PA0069 family radical SAM protein codes for MIPPAPQKGRGTVHNPHNRFAPSQSVAEDDGWYQEVPLTQGTEVRVEKAKSVISRNTSPDLPFDRSINPYRGCEHGCIYCYARPSHAYWDLSPGLDFETKLIAKTNAAEVLEQQLSKPGYVCAPINLGSNTDPYQPIEREQQLTRRLLEVLLRFRHPVTIVTKGALVLRDLDLLAEMASQRLVKVMISLTTLDDELKRVLEPRAAAPKARLRAIRVLREAGVPVGVLCSPIIPMINDSELEHLLEAAKEAGAQSAAYMMLRLPLEVAPLFEQWLLDHYPQRATHVLSLIRQSRGGELYDSRFGARMRGEGVFAELLAQRFARTMRRLAFESREAQGLDCSAFCPPGGQMALF; via the coding sequence ATGATTCCTCCAGCGCCGCAAAAGGGCCGTGGCACGGTTCACAATCCGCACAACCGCTTCGCCCCGAGCCAATCGGTGGCGGAGGATGACGGTTGGTATCAGGAGGTACCTCTTACCCAAGGCACCGAGGTGAGAGTCGAAAAGGCCAAGTCGGTCATCAGCCGCAACACCTCTCCCGACCTGCCCTTCGATCGTTCCATCAACCCCTATCGTGGCTGTGAGCACGGCTGCATCTACTGTTATGCCCGCCCCTCTCATGCTTACTGGGACTTGTCCCCAGGCCTGGATTTCGAAACCAAGCTGATCGCCAAGACCAACGCTGCCGAGGTGCTTGAGCAGCAATTGAGCAAGCCGGGTTATGTCTGCGCTCCAATCAATTTGGGTTCCAACACCGACCCATACCAGCCCATCGAGCGCGAACAGCAGCTGACTCGGCGCCTGCTTGAAGTGTTATTACGCTTTCGCCACCCGGTCACCATCGTCACCAAGGGGGCGTTGGTGTTGCGTGATCTTGATCTGTTGGCGGAGATGGCCAGCCAGCGCCTGGTGAAGGTGATGATCAGCCTTACCACGCTGGATGACGAGCTCAAACGGGTACTTGAACCGCGTGCGGCGGCGCCCAAGGCACGGTTAAGGGCGATTCGTGTTCTGCGCGAAGCGGGTGTGCCGGTAGGCGTGCTGTGTTCCCCGATCATTCCGATGATCAACGACAGTGAACTGGAGCACCTGCTGGAAGCCGCGAAGGAAGCTGGCGCCCAGAGTGCAGCCTACATGATGCTGCGCCTGCCATTGGAGGTGGCGCCGCTGTTCGAGCAGTGGCTGCTCGACCATTACCCGCAACGTGCGACACATGTGCTCAGCCTGATCCGCCAGAGCCGTGGCGGTGAACTCTACGACAGCCGGTTCGGGGCGCGTATGCGTGGAGAGGGGGTGTTCGCCGAGCTGCTGGCCCAGCGCTTCGCCAGAACGATGCGACGGCTGGCGTTCGAAAGCCGCGAGGCACAAGGCTTGGACTGTTCGGCTTTTTGCCCGCCGGGTGGGCAGATGGCGTTGTTCTGA
- a CDS encoding aminopeptidase, whose product MVRLLLFKRSGSGPLDRVSTRLVPLLAALLLNGCASVGYYGQLAQGQWQLLSARQPVAQVIADPATTAPLRARLEHAELARAFASDKLKLPDNGSYRVYADLGRPFVVWNVFATPELSLQPVTHCFPIAGCVAYRGYYRQGAARGAAAVMRQEGMDVYVGGVQAYSTLGWFDDPILSSMVGWGDERLAALIFHELAHQRVYVKDDTEFNESFATFVEQEGSRQWHVARGFATIRDSQVQQRDQFTRLVLASRERLQAIYAGPLDDAHKRVAKQAEFERLRLEYRVLRDSQWGGDKRYDAWVYGPMNNAKLLPFGLYDQWVPAFAALFKEVDGDWARFYGRVEALGRLPVEERKAALRRLAGN is encoded by the coding sequence ATGGTTCGACTTCTTCTTTTCAAGCGCTCAGGCTCTGGGCCACTCGACCGCGTTTCTACCCGTTTGGTTCCCCTGTTGGCGGCGCTTCTGCTGAACGGTTGTGCCAGTGTGGGGTACTACGGCCAGCTGGCTCAGGGCCAATGGCAGTTGTTGAGCGCCCGGCAACCGGTTGCACAAGTCATCGCCGACCCGGCTACCACTGCACCGTTGCGCGCGCGTCTGGAGCACGCCGAACTGGCCAGGGCGTTTGCCAGCGACAAGCTGAAACTGCCAGACAACGGTAGTTATCGGGTTTACGCCGATCTGGGGCGGCCCTTCGTGGTGTGGAACGTGTTTGCCACCCCAGAGCTGTCACTGCAGCCAGTGACCCATTGCTTTCCCATCGCAGGTTGCGTGGCCTATCGTGGCTACTATCGCCAGGGCGCGGCGCGCGGTGCGGCAGCAGTGATGCGCCAAGAAGGCATGGACGTGTATGTCGGCGGGGTGCAGGCGTATTCGACGCTGGGCTGGTTCGATGACCCGATCCTGTCGTCGATGGTTGGTTGGGGGGATGAGCGTCTGGCTGCGCTGATCTTCCACGAGTTGGCCCATCAACGGGTCTATGTGAAGGACGACACCGAATTCAACGAGTCATTTGCCACCTTCGTCGAGCAGGAAGGATCGCGGCAATGGCACGTGGCGCGTGGGTTTGCAACGATTCGGGATAGTCAGGTGCAGCAGCGTGACCAGTTCACGCGGCTGGTCCTGGCCAGTCGCGAGCGACTTCAGGCGATTTATGCCGGGCCGTTGGATGATGCGCACAAGCGTGTCGCCAAGCAGGCGGAGTTCGAGCGTTTGCGCCTGGAGTACCGGGTGCTGCGCGACAGCCAGTGGGGCGGGGACAAGCGTTATGACGCCTGGGTGTATGGGCCGATGAACAATGCCAAGCTGTTGCCGTTTGGGCTGTATGACCAGTGGGTACCGGCCTTTGCGGCGTTGTTCAAGGAAGTCGATGGCGATTGGGCGCGGTTCTATGGACGGGTCGAGGCGCTTGGGCGGTTGCCCGTTGAGGAGCGCAAGGCGGCGTTGCGGCGGTTGGCAGGCAATTGA